GCTTCTGAAAGATTAGGACCAGAGACCCTTTGTGCACTCACTGGACTGTGGCCTTGGAAGCTTTCCAATCCAACCtcctcattttagaaatgaggcaactgaggccAGATGGAAGTGACGTTTTTCGCCGTCACATGCAGCAGCTGAGCTGCTACTTAGAATTCGAGGCTCCTATTTCAGTGCTCCTCCGTTGGGCGGGGCTGACTACATTGTCTGGATGAACTCATTCACTACCTTCTGTTTCACCTCGCCGCCTCTAGGTACCACATGAGGGGGTCGAGAGTGGGATAGAGAAGGGGAGCTTGAGGGGGGTCCCGGACAGGGAGGGGAAGCGGGACCTGGCCCTTTAGGAGGGCGGGTCGACCCCGCCAGGCCCCGCCCCCCAGGGGCGGCGCAGGCGCAGGCGGGCTTCAGGAACTCAGGCTGGAGGGCGGGCGCTCCTGGCTGGTGGACCGGCGCGCGGGGCCGCATCACCTGCGGGGGCCGGCGCAGGGCGCGGCGCCCGGCGGGCGGGCGTCGACGCCGGGAGGCGAGGCGGAGAGGCGGGCCCGGGACTTTGGGGCGATCGCGGAGCGGGAGGGGACGCGACCCCGCAGCCCCTTcccctggggggcagggaggaaggagccggGCGTGGGGCGGTGTGAGCGAGCCTCGAGGGCAGCACCATCTGGAGGGGCGGGACCGCGCGGCCTCTGGGGGGCAAGCGAGTGCGCTGGGCAGTACCGGCGGGGAGCCGAGCGCGGGAAGCGCAGGAGGAGCGTGGCGGACTCAGCCCCGCGCTGCCGGAGCAGCAGCCGCAGAGGGTCGGGGTTCTCAGCTGGGGCCCGCAGCAGCTCCGCGGGCTGAAGCTCGGCGTGGAGGAGCAGGGGGGCGTGGGTCCGGCTGTGcaggaggagggtggggtgggcccGGGGGTGCAGGAGCGGGGTGGCCGCGGACGCGAGCCCAACCTGGGGGTGGTGTGGGGGTCGCCGGACGGCGCGGACTGGAGGCGCCGTCCTCCGTGGACGGGCTCCGCGGGCTGGCCTGTAGTGCAGGAGGAAGGGCTAGGGCCCCGCAAGCAGCACCAGGAGAAGGGGGGAGGCAGCCGCGCAGTGCAGGAGCGTGGGGAGGCCCGCGCCGGGGTGCAGGAGCGGGGGGAGGGGAGCCCAGGCAGGCTGCTGCAGCAGCCCGAGCAGCTGTCCGAGTTGGGGGATCGCTCCTTGGAACGTGGGGAGGGGCTCGAAAGTTCCGGGCAGCGAGGGGAACTGTACTGGGAGAGCTGCGTGCACCTTAGACGGGAGGCAGAGGTCCTGGGAGCGGCACCGGTACGCCGCGAGGGACTTGAGCTGGTGGGGAGGGCCCGGCCTGTGGGGCCCCGGGGGCCTGAGGGAGAGGGGCGCTTGGGGGTGCAGGAAGCAAATTGGCTGCCAGGGGTGCAGGAGGGGCAGGTGGTGCGGGCTGTCCAGGAAACTTACCTGGACGGGAAGCGCGCCCAGGAGGGAGCGGGGCCCCCTGAGGGGCATAGAATCCGGAGGCGCCGGCGGCGGAGGAGGTGGTAAACCCACAGGCCGGCTGCCCAGCACCAGGATCGCTCCAGGGCCAGGGAGACCTCAAGATGTAGGGCCTTGGGGACTGGAGAGCAGAAGAGCGCTGTGAACCTGGGAGCGTTGGGACCACTGCCCCAGATCAGGCAGTGTCCATCCGGATCCTCATCTGCTACCCCTCTGGACATCATCGGAGCTGAGTCTGCAGGGAGGCAGCAGGTAAGGAAGCCCAAGTGTGTTCTCAGCTGGAATTGATGTGTTGGGAAGCAGGGGACTGCAGTTACCTCAGGAGAGGGTGGTCTCTAAACTGCCCCGTTCACTCCCCTGTGTTTAAACCTGGGAGGTAGGAAGCAGTGCGGTTTCAGCAGCGAGGCAGAACTCCTTTCCGCAGATCTGTATTTGCCAACTGGAGTGATGGGGCATTTCCTCAGAGTCTAGACTGGAGGTGAGACTGTCTGGGTGGCCGCCAGccctggcagaaggaagagaggggtAGCCCCAGGCTGAGGCTGCAGAGGAGATGGCCACCCCCCACCTACTTCCTGGTGGAGATGGGGTGCTTCCATGCCAAAGCTGCCGTGGTGCCGCAGCGCAGGCTGCCTCAGGTCCTCAAAACACATTCCAAAAAAGGGAAGGAGGCTGCACTGCGTTACCAGGACCTTATCTTGTAACCCTGTTAGCCACATGAGCTGAGTGTTGTAACCAGTGACTTGGGCACGAGCCTGACCTGCTCCCGCCACACCTTCTTGTCACAGCTGATTAATTCTGAGGGCTCAGAGTCAAGGATGATTAGTGGGCAGAAGGGCAGAGAGCTGCTGGTGAGGCTTTCTGTCTCCCAATGGGCTCTCAGGACCCCAGCCTGAAAAGGCTGGGAGAGAGGGAGTATCAGACTGCTGGACTCTGGCGTCCAAAGTGGCCTAGACCTCAGCCACACCCACTGGAGGCGGGCTGTTGGGCTGTAGCATCCTGGATTCTGTACCAGCCAGGGTCATCTCCTAACCCAGCCCAGAGGTGCAGCTTGCAAGGGGTAGGAACTAGATTTGACTTCCTGGTGAGTCGCCCCCGACCTGGGTGCCAGGCCTCCTTCCTGGACCAGCTGGGGCTTGGTCGGCCAGCTTATGGGCTGCATCCTTTTCGGGCTCTTCTCTTACCTGGTGCTGTCTGGGTGCCTGCTGCTCTAACCCGCTGGTGGGGGCGGCTGCCGAGTTGctgcctgcctcagggccttagCTGGGAGGCATCTCCGACCCAGCCCAAGGTGTGGCTCTGAATCAGCTCCAGACCCCTATCCAAATCAGATTGGTTGGAGATAGTTCTCTCCTCTCTGGGTGGGGGTAGTGTGGTAGCAGGCTGGGCAGGCAGACGCTGGGACTGTGCTGGTGGAGCCGGTTAGCCTGCTCCTCACGCAAACCCAAATCCGACTGTCAGCTTCGTCCCACGCCTGCCTGTCATACTGCCACCCCAAACACTCATGCACCGGAAGTCCACCTTCTGTGTTGACTGTTCCTGGCTCTTCTGGGGTGGCCAGACTGGTTCTGGTTCTCTGGTTTCAACGGAGAGAATTAATCTGTTCTAAAGACATGCATATGAGCACACATTTGCCCCCTATTTCAGGTTGACTTTTTTGAATTTGTGGTAGGTAAAGAGAAGAAGGATTCTGAGGAAGCTGTGTAGCCTCCTGGGGCAAGGTGACATCTCTGGCTTCAGTTTTCTGTGTGCTGGGGGCATGGCTTTCCCTACAGTGAGAGTCCTGGGTGCAGAGGATTCAGCCCCTTCTTTGCCAGTCTACCCACCTGGCTGGCAGATGGTGGGTAAGAGGGGTCAGTGCTCCCAGACCTTTTCCTCCTGCAAGTATCCCCCTACCCTGTTCTAGTCTGCAAGATTaagtgcttttttgtttttgttttcaatactAGCTTCAATAAAGTATAATGACATACAATAAACAGAGCATACTTAAAACATACAATTATTAAActttaatatatgtgtatatccaTGAAACCACCaacacaatcaagataatgaacttACCCATTATTCCCAAAGCTCCCCCCCaatttttctgcctctttgtcTTTCTTCCATCCCACCTGTCCTTTGCTATCCCCCTTCATCACATAACAGGCTGGTCTGCTTACTGTCACTATACATGTTTACATTACCTAGAATTTTATGTAGATGGAATCACACAGcacatgttcttttttttggcctgGCTTTTTTTACCCAGCATAATTATTtagagattcatccatgttgccgAGTGTAGCAATAGCTCATCCTTTTTATTGCCGAGTATTAGTCCATTGTTTATATAAACCAcagtctgtttatccattcagctattgaTGGGTTATCttcactttttggttattataaatacaaCTGTTATGAACTTTttatacaagtctttgtgtggacatgtacttttatttttcttgggtaaagCTTTAGGACTGGGatagctggatcatatagtaggtGTACATTTAACTTCTAAgacactgccaaactgttttccaaagtggttgtaccattttacataccCACAAGTTGTATATGAAAGTTCTAGTTCATCTGCTTCTTTGTTAACACTTGGTAAGATCAGTCTctttaattttagacattttaataGGTTAGTAGTagtatctcgttgtggttttaatttgcatttccctaatgactaatgttgagcatcttttcacgtgcttatTTGCCACCTGTATATCTTTGGTGATGTGCCTGTTCAAATTGttcaccaatttttaaaaattgtgtgggtttttttatattgtgttttGAGAGCACTTTATACATACTGCACACAAACCCTTTATCTGATacgtgatttgcaaatgtttccttccagtctctgattgcatttaaattcttttaaatgtttcttttgaagAGCATTTAAGGAACTCAAATTTACCAACTTGTTCTTTTGTGGATTGTGTTTGATCTGTTTATCTTGTCTTTACCCTTGTACCACACTATCTTGGTCactatagatttttcttttttagtttaggTCTTGAAACCAGGGTAAGATCTTAAACTTTGTACTTCCTTTTCAAAACTGCTTTAATTATTCTCTGTTCTTTGTACTTCCATATGCAGTTTAGAATCAATTTGTTAATTTCTACAGAAAAtgctgctgggattttgattgcatctacagatcaatttgggaagaattggCATCTTAGCAGTATTAAACCTTCTGACCCATGaataatgtatgtatttatttatatttttaagaatttcatcaatttttcatgttttacagtgtataggtctttcatattttttgtcAGATATATCCTTAAGTAGTATATAGTTTTTGGATGCTACTGTAGATGGTACTTTTTATggcattcaatttttaaaaaatgtatttatcttaatcacatacacaaaatttactatttcaaccatttttaagtgtacagtttagtagtgttaagtacattcacattgttgtgcagccatcaccatgtgttcatttccagaacatttttcatCTTGCCAAAATGGAACTCTGTACCTATTCAACAATACCTCTCCgttccctcctcccctgccacccctggCAACgacattctactttctgtctctatgaatgtAACCACTCTAAATAGCACATagagtagaatcatacagtatttatccttttgtgatTGTTgtttttcacttaccataatgtattcaaggttcatccatctcTTAGtacatgtcagaatttccttctttttaaagctgaataataaccactgtataaatatatcacattttattttatctattcattGTTAAtggttgcttctaccttttggctgtttTCAATAGTGCTGCTATACaatggtattgtttttttaaatttcagtttccaaATGTTTGCTGTTAATATACacaaatacaattgatttttgtatattgaccttgaATCCTCCCACCTTGCTAAGCTGAATTAttctagtagctttttttttAGCTTCCATCGAATTTTATACTTAGGttgtcatgtcatctgctaatacAGTTTTATGTCCTACTTTCTGATCTTTATGCCTGTTGTTTCTTTTGCTTGCCTGATTGCACTGGCTATATCCTCTGATATAATGTTGAATAGATTAGATACCTTGTTCCTAATCTTCAGCGGAGAGCTTGCTTTCACCATTAACTATTGTATTAGCTGTGGGATTTTCATTGATGATTTTTACTGGTTGTAAAAGCTCCCTTCTGTTTTTACTTTGCTgagatttttaatagaaatggctattggattttgtcaaatgcttttctgtgtttatcaaaatgatcataggattttcttttttagtt
The DNA window shown above is from Manis javanica isolate MJ-LG chromosome 3, MJ_LKY, whole genome shotgun sequence and carries:
- the LOC140848267 gene encoding uncharacterized protein, encoding MMSRGVADEDPDGHCLIWGSGPNAPRFTALFCSPVPKALHLEVSLALERSWCWAAGLWVYHLLRRRRLRILCPSGGPAPSWARFPSRPARGARPRRTAPPVRAVRRPPHHPQVGLASAATPLLHPRAHPTLLLHSRTHAPLLLHAELQPAELLRAPAENPDPLRLLLRQRGAESATLLLRFPRSAPRRYCPAHSLAPQRPRGPAPPDGAALEARSHRPTPGSFLPAPQGKGLRGRVPSRSAIAPKSRARLSASPPGVDARPPGAAPCAGPRR